The following proteins are co-located in the Pseudomonas sp. ATCC 13867 genome:
- a CDS encoding extracellular solute-binding protein has translation MIKILKRTSLAIALAATSQSFAGDLTVVSFGGANKDAQVKAFYKPWQQNSGNRLVSGEYNGEMAKIKAMVATGSVAWNVVEVEGAELARGCDEGMFEELDPAQIGLKQEDFVPGAIQPCGIGFLVYSTVLAYNRNKLASAPTSWSDFWDVEKFPGKRGLRKLAKSTLEFALLADGVKPAEVYQVLATPQGQDRAFAKLDQIKPHIQWWEAGAQPPQFLAAGDVVMSSVYNGRLSAQQRQQYGLDIVWNGGIYEFDSWAIPKGAPQQDMTRQFIGYTLAPEQQKSFSQHIDYGAANLKGMELLDAQRVAELPTAPQNIEQQIPVDVTFWTDHGEQLEQRFNAWAAR, from the coding sequence ATGATCAAGATCCTCAAGCGCACCTCCCTGGCGATCGCTCTCGCCGCCACCAGCCAGTCGTTCGCTGGCGACCTCACCGTCGTGTCCTTTGGCGGCGCCAACAAGGACGCCCAGGTCAAGGCTTTCTACAAGCCCTGGCAGCAGAACAGCGGCAACCGCCTGGTGTCCGGCGAATACAACGGTGAAATGGCCAAGATCAAAGCGATGGTCGCCACCGGCAGCGTCGCCTGGAACGTCGTCGAAGTGGAAGGCGCCGAACTGGCCCGTGGCTGCGACGAGGGCATGTTCGAAGAGCTCGACCCGGCGCAGATCGGCCTCAAGCAGGAAGACTTCGTGCCTGGTGCGATCCAGCCTTGCGGCATCGGTTTCCTGGTCTACTCCACGGTGCTCGCCTACAACCGCAACAAACTCGCCAGCGCGCCGACCAGCTGGAGCGATTTCTGGGACGTCGAGAAATTCCCCGGCAAGCGCGGCCTGCGCAAGCTGGCCAAGTCCACCCTGGAGTTCGCCCTGCTCGCCGACGGCGTGAAGCCCGCCGAGGTCTACCAGGTGCTCGCCACCCCGCAGGGGCAGGACCGCGCCTTCGCCAAGCTCGACCAGATCAAACCCCACATCCAGTGGTGGGAGGCCGGTGCCCAGCCGCCGCAATTCCTCGCCGCCGGCGACGTGGTCATGAGCTCGGTCTACAACGGCCGCCTCTCCGCCCAGCAGCGCCAGCAGTACGGCCTGGACATCGTGTGGAACGGCGGCATCTATGAGTTCGACTCCTGGGCCATCCCCAAGGGCGCGCCACAGCAGGACATGACCCGCCAGTTCATCGGCTACACCCTCGCACCCGAGCAGCAGAAGAGCTTCTCCCAGCACATCGACTACGGCGCCGCCAACCTCAAGGGGATGGAGCTGCTGGACGCCCAGCGCGTGGCTGAACTCCCCACCGCGCCACAGAACATCGAGCAGCAGATTCCGGTGGATGTGACCTTCTGGACCGATCATGGCGAGCAACTGGAGCAGCGCTTCAACGCCTGGGCGGCGCGGTAA
- a CDS encoding GNAT family N-acetyltransferase translates to MQSTFNFTLGVDPHARHVVIQGLLAYNFEQMGRSNTYDDFELYARDKQDEVVGGMFGQSGMGWLYIDYLWLPNDQRGSGLGSQLIALAEDEARRRGCVGLFLYTYSFQAPGFYEKQGFERMGVLEDCPPGHQRIYLKKHFG, encoded by the coding sequence ATGCAATCCACCTTCAACTTCACCCTCGGCGTCGACCCGCACGCACGCCACGTGGTCATCCAGGGGCTGCTCGCCTACAACTTCGAACAGATGGGCCGCAGCAACACCTACGACGACTTCGAACTCTACGCCCGCGACAAACAAGACGAGGTGGTCGGCGGCATGTTCGGCCAATCCGGCATGGGCTGGCTCTATATCGACTATCTCTGGCTGCCGAACGACCAGCGCGGCAGCGGCCTGGGCAGCCAGCTCATCGCCCTCGCCGAAGACGAAGCCCGCCGCCGCGGCTGCGTCGGCCTGTTCCTCTACACCTACAGCTTCCAGGCGCCGGGCTTCTACGAGAAACAGGGGTTCGAACGCATGGGCGTGCTGGAAGACTGTCCGCCGGGGCACCAGCGGATCTACCTGAAGAAGCACTTCGGCTGA
- the siaD gene encoding biofilm regulation diguanylate cyclase SiaD, with amino-acid sequence MTSERELDLLIDELLADPQYEGHPLREALYLKHQQSLDQLARLERIARISDGFQSMARAQNSTLSERYHKQLRQLEKVARISDRYQDMMRDLNVALREAATHDPLTGIANRRLLMERLREESERAQRHHDTYVLAMLDVDHFKQVNDIWGHDIGDRVLVEIGRAIQAALRQYDLCGRWGGEEFLLLLPETRLADAAAIIERVRNDIRCLAVRVGTDALSVTASFGVAEHQPGESYSQTVSRADAALLDAKRSGRDKCAFSQG; translated from the coding sequence ATGACAAGCGAGCGCGAGCTGGACCTGCTGATCGACGAACTGCTGGCCGACCCCCAATACGAGGGGCACCCCCTGCGCGAGGCGCTGTACCTCAAGCACCAGCAATCGCTCGACCAGCTCGCGCGCCTGGAACGCATCGCACGGATTTCCGACGGCTTCCAGTCCATGGCCCGGGCGCAGAACTCCACGCTGTCCGAGCGCTACCACAAGCAGCTGCGCCAACTGGAAAAGGTCGCGCGCATCTCCGACCGCTACCAGGACATGATGCGCGACCTCAACGTCGCCCTGCGCGAAGCCGCCACCCACGACCCGCTCACCGGTATCGCCAACCGCCGCCTGCTGATGGAGCGCCTGCGCGAGGAAAGCGAACGCGCCCAGCGCCACCACGACACCTACGTCCTGGCCATGCTCGACGTGGACCACTTCAAGCAGGTCAACGACATCTGGGGCCACGACATCGGCGACCGCGTGCTGGTGGAAATCGGCCGCGCCATACAGGCCGCGCTGCGCCAGTACGACCTCTGCGGGCGCTGGGGCGGCGAGGAGTTCCTCCTCCTCCTCCCGGAAACCCGCCTGGCCGACGCCGCCGCCATCATCGAACGCGTGCGCAACGACATCCGCTGCCTCGCCGTACGCGTGGGTACCGACGCCCTGTCCGTCACCGCCAGCTTCGGCGTGGCCGAACACCAGCCCGGTGAAAGCTACTCGCAGACCGTCAGCCGCGCCGACGCCGCCCTGCTGGATGCCAAGCGCAGCGGGCGCGACAAGTGCGCGTTCTCGCAGGGCTGA
- the siaC gene encoding biofilm regulation phosphoprotein SiaC: MTNLNIAGTQSTPSIHGDWQAGTLTMQGDSYPENSYELFGQVIEWVERFLAGEQRPLTLDLRLLYLNTSSIKAMMDIFDLLEEAHREGRAAAVAWHYDRRNERVAELAEEFREDCTFPFVIQAYDE, encoded by the coding sequence ATGACCAACCTCAACATCGCAGGAACCCAGTCCACCCCATCGATCCACGGCGACTGGCAGGCCGGCACCCTCACGATGCAAGGCGACTCCTACCCGGAAAACTCCTATGAACTGTTCGGCCAGGTGATCGAATGGGTCGAGCGCTTCCTCGCCGGGGAACAACGCCCGCTCACGCTCGACCTGCGCCTGCTATACCTCAACACCAGCTCCATCAAGGCCATGATGGATATCTTCGACCTGCTCGAAGAGGCCCACCGCGAAGGCCGCGCCGCCGCCGTCGCCTGGCACTACGACCGACGCAACGAGCGCGTCGCCGAGCTGGCCGAGGAGTTCCGCGAGGACTGTACCTTCCCGTTCGTCATCCAAGCCTACGACGAGTAA
- the siaB gene encoding biofilm regulation protein kinase SiaB, giving the protein MESLDLLAMRESYTRQRILLCFNGPISRSLIEEIGHALRNYLQAEQAHPSEAMDVFAVYIEMPQNIRHYASLRGYGEQDASATVAIARDEEGHYVVSAGNLVELEDGRSLVRSIESIADLDKVQLKAAYKEQLRRPRDAEATTGAGLGLLDIARKSNAPLKTSLTEQPDGRAFFSLRAVI; this is encoded by the coding sequence ATGGAATCGCTAGATCTGTTGGCCATGCGCGAGAGCTACACCCGGCAACGCATACTGCTCTGCTTCAACGGGCCCATCTCGCGCAGCCTGATCGAAGAAATCGGCCATGCCCTGCGCAACTACCTGCAGGCCGAGCAGGCGCATCCCAGCGAAGCGATGGACGTGTTCGCGGTCTACATCGAAATGCCCCAGAACATCCGCCATTACGCCTCCCTGCGCGGCTACGGCGAACAGGATGCCTCGGCCACCGTCGCCATCGCCCGCGACGAGGAAGGCCACTACGTGGTTTCCGCCGGCAACCTGGTGGAACTGGAAGACGGCCGCAGCCTGGTGCGCAGCATCGAGAGCATCGCCGACCTGGACAAGGTCCAGCTCAAGGCCGCCTACAAGGAACAGCTGCGCCGCCCGCGCGATGCCGAAGCCACCACCGGCGCCGGCCTGGGCCTCTTGGACATCGCCCGCAAATCCAACGCGCCGCTCAAGACTTCCCTCACCGAACAACCCGACGGCCGCGCCTTCTTCAGCCTGCGCGCCGTGATCTGA
- the siaA gene encoding biofilm regulation protein phosphatase SiaA (SiaB is a threonine kinase acting on SiaC; SiaA is the matching phosphatase.), with the protein MAARWGLRGKSVVALLIACLLALVPAVLLGWKAMEDIRTHFGLAFARNFTLLNQQKIIAPVIRELALSRRLAESVVTQDWMLDENDPARRSLFFREADGYRADQRNYSYFVVVDASRHYYFNDSSSPLSNSPRYTLSENDPQDRWYFDTLARGESYNINVNYDAKLKVTKVWFNMVVRAGNEKVGLAGGGLDLTEFLDQFISRREAGVTPMIVDPDGAIQAHPDTRMIAFSSGAGAKAKHRVFDLLGSDQDRAALRQTLRQAEANPGEVETMWATLDGKEQLLAMAYIPQLRWHVLSAIDLHAAQVLDSRWMWPLAGTLAGLLAILLLGFAYTVDLLVLRPLRGLKQSAKAIAAGQYDSPLPRTRPDEIGELSSAFASMADQVRRHTEELEDKVQQRTQALEAANREMAAAQKKIGDSIDYASLIQRAILPDRQLQKSLGEHHFVLWKPRDVVGGDFYIYREGPHDSLIGVVDCAGHGVPGALMTMLALAAIDHAIDSVQSHDPAAILRETDHVMRGMLSQEEFTHSLATNMDAGLVRVDHQRKRLHFSGAKISLFASDGTDVREHKGARRAIGDKRQGDYQDVEVPMQAGWTYYLCTDGFLDQAGGEHGFGFGNSRFADMLRSHACRPLAEQADVFAATLARYQGERPQRDDITILSFRFD; encoded by the coding sequence ATGGCGGCAAGATGGGGGTTGCGCGGTAAATCGGTGGTGGCATTGCTCATCGCCTGTCTTCTGGCACTGGTACCGGCGGTATTGCTGGGCTGGAAGGCGATGGAAGACATCCGCACACATTTCGGCCTCGCCTTCGCGAGGAACTTCACCCTGCTCAACCAGCAGAAGATCATCGCTCCGGTGATCCGCGAGCTGGCGCTTTCGCGTCGGCTGGCCGAGTCCGTGGTGACGCAGGACTGGATGCTCGACGAGAACGATCCGGCGCGCCGCTCGCTGTTCTTCCGCGAAGCCGACGGCTACCGCGCCGACCAGCGCAACTACTCCTATTTCGTCGTGGTGGACGCCTCGCGCCATTACTACTTCAACGACTCCAGCTCGCCGCTCTCGAACTCCCCGCGCTACACCCTGAGCGAGAACGACCCGCAGGACCGCTGGTACTTCGACACCCTGGCGCGCGGCGAGTCGTACAACATCAACGTCAACTACGACGCCAAGCTCAAGGTCACCAAGGTCTGGTTCAACATGGTGGTCCGCGCCGGCAACGAAAAGGTCGGCCTGGCCGGCGGCGGCCTGGATCTCACCGAGTTCCTCGATCAGTTCATCTCGCGCCGCGAGGCCGGGGTGACGCCGATGATCGTCGACCCCGACGGCGCCATCCAGGCGCACCCGGACACGCGCATGATCGCCTTCTCCTCCGGCGCCGGCGCCAAGGCCAAGCACCGCGTGTTCGACCTGCTCGGCAGCGACCAGGACCGCGCCGCCCTGCGCCAGACCCTGCGCCAGGCCGAGGCCAACCCCGGCGAAGTGGAAACGATGTGGGCGACGCTCGACGGCAAGGAACAGCTGCTGGCGATGGCCTACATCCCGCAGTTGCGCTGGCACGTGCTCAGCGCCATCGACCTGCACGCCGCGCAGGTGCTCGACAGCCGCTGGATGTGGCCGCTGGCGGGCACCCTCGCCGGGCTGCTGGCGATCCTCCTGCTCGGCTTCGCCTACACCGTCGACCTGCTGGTGCTGCGCCCGCTGCGCGGCCTCAAGCAATCGGCCAAGGCGATTGCCGCCGGCCAGTACGACAGCCCGTTGCCGCGCACCCGCCCGGACGAGATCGGCGAGCTGTCGTCCGCCTTCGCCAGCATGGCCGACCAGGTCCGCCGGCATACCGAGGAACTGGAAGACAAGGTGCAGCAGCGCACCCAGGCGCTGGAAGCGGCCAACCGCGAAATGGCCGCCGCGCAGAAGAAGATCGGCGACTCCATCGACTACGCCAGCCTGATCCAGCGCGCCATCCTCCCCGACCGCCAGTTGCAGAAGTCCCTGGGCGAGCACCACTTCGTCCTGTGGAAACCGCGCGACGTGGTCGGCGGCGACTTCTACATCTACCGCGAAGGCCCCCACGACAGCCTGATCGGCGTAGTCGACTGCGCCGGTCACGGCGTCCCCGGCGCGCTGATGACCATGCTCGCCCTGGCCGCCATCGACCACGCCATCGACAGCGTGCAGAGCCACGACCCGGCGGCCATCCTGCGCGAAACCGACCACGTCATGCGCGGCATGCTCAGCCAGGAGGAGTTCACCCACTCCCTGGCCACCAACATGGACGCCGGCCTGGTGCGCGTCGACCACCAGCGCAAGCGGCTGCATTTCTCCGGAGCGAAGATTTCCCTGTTCGCCAGCGACGGCACCGACGTGCGCGAGCACAAGGGCGCGCGCCGCGCCATCGGCGACAAGCGCCAGGGTGACTATCAGGATGTGGAAGTCCCGATGCAGGCCGGTTGGACCTACTACCTGTGCACCGACGGCTTCCTCGACCAGGCCGGCGGCGAACACGGCTTCGGCTTCGGCAACAGCCGCTTCGCCGACATGCTGCGCAGCCACGCGTGCCGACCACTGGCCGAGCAGGCGGACGTATTCGCCGCTACCCTCGCCCGGTATCAGGGCGAGCGTCCGCAGCGCGACGACATCACCATCCTCTCCTTCCGATTCGACTAG
- a CDS encoding protein-glutamate methylesterase/protein-glutamine glutaminase, translating to MTIRVLVVDDSALVRSLLKDIIQGDPELHLVGCAPDAFAARDLIKQHSPDVITLDVEMPRMDGLTFLDKLMKGRPTPVLMISSLTETGSEATLRALELGAIDFIAKPRLCIAEGMQAYAEEIRAKLKTAARARMRRPSVATGASATAGGPLLSTEKIIAIGASTGGTEAIKEVLLGLPPDCPGTVVTLHMPPGFTRSYAERLDRQTRLCVREARDGDRILPGHVLIAPGDFHMEVRRSGANYVVHLQHEAAVNGHRPAVDVMFDSLARCAGRNLLAALLTGMGKDGARGLQAIRQAGGHTIAQDEASCVVYGMPREAVELGAAKEVLPLERIAAALLQQARQSGGGNRV from the coding sequence ATGACGATCAGGGTTCTGGTGGTCGACGATTCGGCGCTGGTCCGCAGCCTGCTCAAGGACATCATCCAGGGCGACCCGGAGCTGCACCTGGTGGGCTGCGCGCCGGATGCCTTCGCCGCCCGCGACCTGATCAAGCAGCACTCGCCGGACGTGATCACCCTCGACGTGGAAATGCCGCGCATGGACGGCCTGACCTTCCTCGACAAGCTGATGAAGGGCCGGCCGACCCCGGTGCTGATGATCTCCTCGCTCACCGAAACGGGCTCCGAGGCCACCCTGCGCGCGCTGGAGCTGGGCGCCATCGACTTCATCGCCAAGCCGCGCCTGTGCATCGCCGAAGGCATGCAGGCCTACGCCGAGGAAATCCGCGCCAAGCTCAAGACCGCCGCCCGCGCGCGGATGCGCAGGCCCAGCGTGGCCACCGGCGCGAGTGCCACCGCCGGCGGGCCGCTGCTGAGCACCGAGAAGATCATCGCCATCGGCGCCTCCACCGGCGGCACCGAGGCGATCAAGGAAGTGCTGCTGGGACTGCCGCCGGACTGCCCCGGCACCGTGGTCACCCTGCACATGCCGCCGGGCTTCACCAGATCCTACGCCGAACGGCTGGACCGCCAGACCCGCCTCTGCGTACGCGAGGCCCGCGACGGCGACCGCATCCTCCCCGGCCACGTACTCATCGCTCCCGGCGACTTCCACATGGAAGTGCGCCGCAGCGGCGCCAACTACGTGGTGCACCTGCAGCACGAGGCAGCGGTCAACGGCCACCGGCCGGCGGTGGACGTGATGTTCGACTCCCTCGCCCGCTGCGCCGGGCGCAACCTGCTGGCGGCGCTGCTCACCGGCATGGGCAAGGACGGCGCGCGGGGCCTGCAGGCCATCCGTCAGGCCGGCGGCCACACCATCGCCCAGGACGAGGCCAGTTGCGTGGTCTACGGCATGCCCCGCGAGGCGGTGGAGCTGGGCGCGGCGAAGGAAGTCCTGCCGCTGGAACGCATCGCCGCCGCCCTGCTGCAACAGGCCCGGCAGAGCGGTGGAGGAAATCGCGTCTAG
- the cheD gene encoding chemoreceptor glutamine deamidase CheD, with amino-acid sequence MSAAYAPLNRYHDPRFGMDAVKLLPGECFVTAEELMIVTVLGSCVSVCLRDRSSGLGGMNHFMLPGDAGTRRLLSSSGRYGVHAMDLLISALVRRGAQRRNFEAKVFGGGSVLQNLSADVGQRNVEFVLDYLGAEGIPVLAQDLLDVHPRKVYFFPGSGRVLVRKLRVLANDTLLQRERQYRQQLSRQTRGGTIDLF; translated from the coding sequence ATGAGCGCAGCCTACGCGCCCCTCAACCGCTACCACGACCCACGCTTCGGCATGGACGCGGTCAAGCTGCTGCCCGGCGAATGCTTCGTCACCGCCGAGGAACTGATGATCGTCACCGTGCTCGGCTCCTGCGTCTCGGTCTGCCTGCGCGACCGCAGCAGCGGGCTGGGAGGGATGAACCACTTCATGCTGCCCGGCGACGCCGGCACCCGCCGCCTGCTGTCCAGCTCCGGGCGTTACGGCGTGCACGCAATGGACCTGCTGATCAGCGCCCTGGTGCGCCGTGGCGCCCAGCGGCGGAACTTCGAGGCCAAGGTGTTCGGCGGCGGCTCGGTGCTGCAGAACCTCAGCGCCGACGTCGGCCAGCGCAACGTCGAGTTCGTCCTCGACTACCTGGGCGCCGAGGGCATTCCGGTGCTCGCCCAGGACCTGCTCGACGTGCACCCGCGCAAGGTCTACTTCTTCCCCGGCAGCGGCCGGGTGCTGGTGCGCAAGCTGCGCGTGCTGGCCAACGACACGCTGCTGCAGCGCGAGCGGCAATACCGTCAGCAACTGTCGCGGCAGACGCGCGGCGGGACCATCGATCTGTTCTGA
- a CDS encoding CheR family methyltransferase, whose translation MPNIDLPAPDHEFHYTRRDFQQVRERLYRHAGISLSENKQQLVYSRLSRRLRNLRLNSFAEYFAYLEDHEEEWQQFVNALTTNLTAFFRERHHFEHLARFAEEQLRDHRPLRIWSTASSTGEEPYSIAMTLVDALGSFTPPVQIMASDIDTGVLHSARQGIYPMERLEALDSSQKKRFFLRGTGDNTGKARVVGELRQLVEFRQINLLDAHWGISGGLDAIFCRNVMIYFDKPTQTRLLERMVGLLRPGGLLFAGHSENFVHANHLVRSVGRTTYQAAGSA comes from the coding sequence ATGCCCAACATTGACCTGCCGGCCCCCGACCATGAGTTCCACTACACCCGCCGAGACTTCCAGCAGGTGCGCGAACGCCTGTACCGGCACGCCGGCATCAGCCTCTCGGAGAACAAGCAACAACTGGTCTACAGCCGCCTTTCCCGGCGCCTGCGCAACCTGCGGCTGAACAGCTTCGCCGAGTACTTCGCCTACCTGGAGGACCACGAGGAAGAGTGGCAGCAATTCGTCAACGCGCTGACCACCAACCTCACCGCGTTCTTCCGCGAACGCCACCACTTCGAGCACTTGGCGCGCTTCGCCGAGGAACAGCTGCGCGACCACCGTCCACTGCGCATCTGGTCGACCGCCTCGAGCACCGGCGAAGAGCCCTACTCCATCGCCATGACGCTGGTGGACGCCCTGGGCAGCTTCACCCCGCCAGTGCAGATCATGGCCTCGGACATCGATACCGGCGTGCTCCACAGCGCGCGCCAGGGCATCTACCCGATGGAGCGCCTGGAAGCGCTGGACAGCAGCCAGAAGAAACGCTTCTTCCTGCGCGGCACCGGCGACAACACCGGCAAGGCGCGGGTGGTCGGCGAACTGCGGCAACTGGTGGAGTTCCGCCAGATCAACCTGCTCGACGCCCACTGGGGCATCAGTGGCGGGCTCGACGCGATCTTCTGCCGCAACGTGATGATCTACTTCGACAAGCCGACCCAGACCCGCCTGCTCGAACGCATGGTGGGCCTGCTGCGCCCCGGCGGGCTGCTGTTCGCCGGGCATTCGGAAAACTTCGTCCACGCCAACCACCTGGTGCGCTCGGTGGGCCGCACCACCTACCAGGCGGCGGGGTCGGCCTGA
- a CDS encoding methyl-accepting chemotaxis protein, translated as MGLFNAHAVAQQRADRITALLHSLVDGNLDVAIGEAPAPGYERLYDGLRSVQRTLREQRAELAQNEALEAGLAEMSHQHELGWIDEVIPADRLSGRPAHIAKGINELVASHIAVKMKVVATVTAYGKGDLSPEMDRLPGKKAMITEAIDGVRASLRASADAAEYNAGIKSALDNVSANVMIANNDLDIIYMNRTVSEMLGRAEADIRKQLPNFNASRLMGANIDMFHKNPAHQRTLLAHLSGRYQAELNLGGRRFALDVVPVFSDAGERLGSAVQWTDRTEEFRAEQEVSQLVEAAAGGDFSKRIEASNKDGFFLKLATGLNNLVETADKGLRDVTRMLGALAQGDLTQRIDADYQGTFGELKDYSNETAQSLSRMLGQIREAADTIHTAASEIASGNAELSTRTEQQASSLEETASSMEELTSTVKLNAENARQANSLAVNASEVATEGGSVVQKVVGTMSAINDSARKIADIIGVIDGIAFQTNILALNAAVEAARAGEQGRGFAVVAGEVRTLAQRSAAAAKEIKTLINDSVDKVENGNTLVAQAGQTMSDIVVAIKRVTDIMAEIAAASAEQSSGIEEVNGAVSQMDEMTQQNAALVEEAAASAEALQEQAGLLNQSVSVFKLDTSATVVPLAVARPARAEAPAHASRAARGVAKAVRAKGKEEDWEEF; from the coding sequence ATGGGTCTGTTCAACGCACACGCCGTGGCGCAGCAACGCGCCGACCGCATCACCGCCCTTCTCCACAGCCTGGTCGACGGCAACCTCGATGTCGCCATCGGCGAGGCCCCCGCGCCCGGTTACGAGCGCCTCTACGACGGCCTGCGCAGCGTGCAGCGCACCCTGCGCGAGCAGCGCGCGGAGCTGGCGCAGAACGAGGCCCTGGAGGCCGGCCTTGCCGAGATGAGCCACCAGCACGAGCTGGGCTGGATCGACGAAGTGATCCCGGCGGACAGGCTCAGCGGCCGCCCGGCACACATCGCCAAGGGCATCAACGAGTTGGTCGCCTCGCACATCGCGGTGAAGATGAAGGTGGTGGCCACCGTCACCGCCTACGGCAAGGGCGACCTCTCGCCGGAGATGGACCGTCTGCCGGGCAAGAAGGCGATGATCACCGAGGCCATCGACGGCGTGCGCGCCAGCCTCAGGGCCAGCGCCGACGCCGCCGAGTACAACGCCGGGATCAAGAGCGCGCTGGATAACGTCTCGGCCAACGTGATGATCGCCAACAACGACCTCGACATCATCTACATGAACCGCACCGTCAGCGAGATGCTCGGCCGCGCCGAGGCGGACATCCGCAAGCAGTTGCCGAACTTCAACGCCAGCCGCCTGATGGGCGCCAACATCGACATGTTCCACAAGAACCCGGCACACCAGCGCACCCTGCTCGCCCACCTCAGCGGACGCTACCAGGCCGAGCTGAACCTCGGCGGCCGGCGCTTCGCCCTGGACGTGGTGCCGGTGTTCAGCGATGCCGGCGAGCGCCTGGGCTCGGCGGTGCAATGGACCGACCGCACCGAGGAGTTCCGCGCCGAACAGGAGGTCTCGCAACTGGTGGAGGCCGCCGCCGGCGGCGACTTCAGCAAGCGCATCGAGGCGTCCAACAAGGACGGCTTCTTCCTCAAGCTGGCCACCGGCCTGAACAACCTGGTGGAGACCGCCGACAAGGGCCTGCGCGACGTCACCCGGATGCTCGGCGCGCTGGCCCAGGGCGACCTGACCCAGCGCATCGACGCCGACTACCAGGGCACCTTCGGCGAGCTCAAGGACTACTCCAACGAAACCGCGCAGAGCCTGTCGCGCATGCTCGGGCAGATCCGCGAGGCCGCCGACACCATCCACACCGCCGCCAGCGAGATCGCCAGCGGCAACGCCGAGCTGTCCACCCGCACCGAGCAGCAGGCTTCGAGCCTGGAGGAAACCGCTTCGAGCATGGAGGAGCTGACCAGCACGGTGAAGCTCAACGCCGAGAACGCCCGCCAGGCCAACTCGCTGGCGGTGAACGCCTCGGAAGTCGCCACCGAAGGCGGCAGCGTGGTGCAGAAGGTGGTCGGCACCATGTCGGCCATCAACGACTCGGCGCGCAAGATCGCCGACATCATCGGCGTGATCGACGGCATCGCCTTCCAGACCAACATCCTCGCACTGAACGCCGCGGTTGAAGCCGCCCGTGCCGGCGAGCAGGGCCGTGGCTTCGCGGTGGTGGCCGGGGAAGTGCGCACCCTGGCGCAACGTTCGGCCGCCGCCGCCAAGGAGATCAAGACGCTGATCAACGACTCGGTGGACAAGGTGGAGAACGGCAACACCCTGGTCGCCCAGGCCGGCCAGACCATGAGCGACATCGTGGTGGCGATCAAGCGCGTCACCGACATCATGGCCGAGATCGCCGCCGCTTCCGCCGAGCAGAGCAGCGGCATCGAGGAGGTGAACGGCGCGGTGTCGCAGATGGACGAGATGACCCAGCAGAACGCCGCCCTGGTGGAAGAGGCCGCGGCCTCGGCCGAGGCCCTGCAGGAGCAGGCCGGGCTGCTCAACCAGTCGGTTTCGGTGTTCAAGCTCGACACCTCGGCCACCGTGGTGCCCCTGGCCGTCGCCCGCCCGGCGCGGGCCGAGGCGCCAGCGCACGCCTCCCGCGCCGCGCGCGGGGTGGCCAAGGCGGTGCGGGCCAAGGGCAAGGAAGAGGATTGGGAAGAGTTCTGA
- a CDS encoding chemotaxis protein CheW has translation MSATEASLAASPAQEYLTFTLGREEYAIDILRVQEIRGYDQVTAIANAPAFIKGVINLRGAIVPIVDLRIKFNLADISYDQFTVVIILNVGRRIVGAVVDSVSDVIALAGEEIKPPPEFAASFDTRYLLGLATAGERMLILVDIEKLMTSREMALVDEAAA, from the coding sequence CCAGCCCCGCGCAGGAGTACCTGACCTTCACCCTGGGCCGCGAGGAATACGCCATCGACATCCTGCGGGTGCAGGAAATCCGTGGCTACGACCAGGTCACCGCGATCGCCAACGCGCCCGCCTTCATCAAGGGCGTGATCAACCTGCGCGGCGCCATCGTGCCCATCGTCGACCTGCGCATCAAGTTCAACCTGGCCGACATCAGCTACGACCAGTTCACCGTGGTGATCATCCTCAACGTCGGCCGGCGCATCGTCGGCGCGGTAGTGGATTCGGTCTCCGACGTGATCGCCCTGGCCGGCGAGGAGATCAAGCCGCCGCCGGAGTTCGCCGCCAGCTTCGATACCCGATACCTGCTCGGCCTGGCCACCGCGGGCGAGCGGATGCTGATCCTGGTGGACATCGAAAAACTCATGACCAGCCGCGAGATGGCGCTGGTCGATGAAGCCGCCGCCTGA